The Sulfurospirillum sp. UCH001 genome segment ATCACCTGGAAGCTCATAGTTAATGACATGCGGCAAATCTTCAATGTCTAAGCCACGAGAAGCGATATCGGTAGCAACTAAGACACGAATGGCATTTTCTTTAAATGCGTTCACCGCTTTGGTACGTTGAGAGTGCGCTTTATCGCCATGCAATACAAGTGTTTTTAAACCACTTTTAGAGAGATAATCACCCACTTCATCGGCACTCTGTTTGGTTTTCGTAAAGACCAACACCTGATGCCAGTTTTGAGAGCCTATCATAAAAGAAAGCAGTTCGCATTTACGCTCTTTATCCACCACATAGATGGTTTGTTGCACGTTCTTAGCAAACTCGCCTTGGTTGTTAATCGCCACTGTTATAGGTTTTTTCAAGCTTACCTCAGAAAGGCGTTTAACCGACTTCGAAAGCCCAACGGAGAAAAGAAGTGTTTGGCGTTTTTTTGGCAGTAGTGAAAGCAGTGTCTCCACTTCTTCCCAAAAGCCCATGTCTAAAATGCGGTCAGCCTCATCAAATACAAGCATCTCGACACGAGAGAGATCAACATTGTTCAATTTGATATGCTCTAAAAGTCTTCCTGGAGTAGCGATAAGAACATCAATACCTTTTTCTAATTTCTTCACTTGTGGTGTAAACTTTACACCGCCATAAATGGCACCGATGGTAAGCTCAAGATTTTTACCATACGCTTGTACATTCAATGCGACTTGTGAAGCAAGCTCACGTGTTGGCACTAAAATAAGGGCACGGACAACTTTCTTGGTAGTCGATTTTTGTGTTTTTTTGCTCAAAATTTGTAAGAGTGGAAGTGCATACGCCGCTGTCTTACCTGTTCCTGTTTGCGCCGTTGCCATAACATCTTTACCCTCTAACACTAAAGGGATGACCTTGCTTTGCACAGGCGTTGGTTTCGTGTACCCAAGTTCAGTTACTGCTTCTTGTATCGGCGCAATCAAGCCTAGCTTTTCAAATAACATCTCTATCCTTTATCTATCTTAATAGCTCTATTGTATCTAAGTTTTATTTAAAGGATTTAGTAGGTCCTTTTTCAACAGGCATCAATCACTCTCTTTGAGGTACTAAAAACCTCTTGTGTTACCAATAAGAATATTTTATACTAAATGAAATTTTTTAAAATAATTTAAGTCTATTTTTATACTTCCTCTTATATGATTTGTGTGACAAAAATGCAACATAGTAGGTTGATCATGCGGCGATGTACGTGCCTTTTTATAGCACTTTTCATCTCTTTTTCATTACATGCACGCCCTCTTGTCTTCGCACCACTTCCTTTTTTCAATTCAAACCAAATTCTTGAAGATTTTTTTCCAATGGTAAATTATCTTGAAGAGGCTTTGGATGAAAATATTGCTTTTCATTATGAGAAAAAATACGATGACATAATCGCTGCTTTCAAAGCCAATAAAATTGATATTGCTTATTTTGGACCTTTACCATTTTTGACACTTCAAAAAAGTTTTCCATATGCACTTCCTATCATCACGTTTCATGAAAGTGATGGAGAGCGAGGATATCGCTGTGCCTTAGTTAAATTTGCAGGAGACACACTGTCGCCTAAAGCAACACTCAAAGTTGCGCTAACACAACCTCTTTCAACATGTGGCTATACCAAAACAAAAGTTCTTGTTAATGATTATTTACACACCAATTTAGATACGATGCTTTATCGCTATGTAGGCACTCATGATGAAGTGGCACTTTCTATCATTAGAGGTGATTTTCAGATGGGCGGTATGAAAGAAAGCATTGCTAAAGAGTATGCCTCACTGGGTCTTGAAGTTATCCAAACAACATCTCTCATTCCAGGCTTTTCACTAGTTGTGAACACTCAAACGCTTAGCCTAGAACAAATCGAAAAAATTAAATCTATTTTGCTTGCAGCCCCTAAAGAGGTCTATCAAACATGGGGCAAAGATATCCGTTATGGGATGAGTGAAACTGACATGGAGATGTTTAAGCATCTCAAAAGTGAGATTGAAACCTTTAATATTCCCCAAAGCGGGAGTTTTTAATGCGTAAATTTCTAATCACAGCATGTGCCATTCTTTTTTCTTATACACTTTTTTTCATCTATGTACATTCAAAAATGGTTGAAGAACGAGATGTCTTACTGCAAAATGAAAACCGCATCCTAGAGACCTCTTACAAAGCGGTAACACAAATGTTTACTATCTCTATTGAAAACTATTTTCGCTATGCCATTATGCAGCCTTCGGTTCTTCAAATTCTTCATGCAGTGAATGATACTAATGATACACGCGAAAAAGCGATTCTTCGAGGCTCTCTTTATCGCCTTCTTTATCCATTTTACAATGAAGAACTCAAAAAGTTGGGTATAAAACAATTTCACTTTCATACTCCTCAAGGAGAGAGTTTTTTACGTTTTCATTCTCCGAGTGAAAATGGTGACAATTTGATGAATATACGTCCATCAATTCAAAAGGCTAATATCGAAAAGCAATTTGTTGCAGGCTTTGAAGGCGGACGTGTGTATCCAGGCTTCCGCTATGTTTTTCCTATCATTGATAATAAAGAGCACTTAGGCAGTGTCGAGGTTTCTATAGCCTATGAAAATATAGAATTTGAACTTGCAAAACTTCTAACGTGGAGTGACCACATTCTTCTTTTCAAAAAGTCCATCACAACAGATTTGGTATTTGATTCCCATAAGCATCACTTTATGCCATCTGTTTTAAGCGATGACTTTGTTATTGAAAATCAAAAGATTTCCAACGTCACCGCACACTCCATAGAGTCTGAACTTACCAAAAAAATCAATGCCATCTTAAAAAAACGCTATAACATTGAAGCAAAACTCCAAGAAGGAAAAAACTTTTCTATACCATTGGTCGAAAATAATCAAGGATATGTTGCTAATTTTCATGCCATTTATGACCTAAGTAACACGCTTGCAGCTTATGCAGTCACCTACAGTCATCTTAATGATTTGGTCACGATAGAACACAAGTACATCACTTCATTGCTTTTTGGCTTTTTAACCTTTGTACTTTTGGGCATTGTACTGTACCTTTTGGTTGAACAAAGCCAAAAAACACTAAGAGAAAAAATACAATTTGAAACCATTGTTGAAAAGACGATTAATGGTGTTATTTTGTTAAATACAAAAGGCGACATTACATTTATTAATGCCTCAGCTACGGCTATTTTAGGGTACAGTCTTGAAGAGGTTTTGGGGAAAGATGCGCATACACTCATTCATGTACATCAGCTTAATACAACAAAAGAAGACTGCCCCATCCTAAACTCCATGCGTTATCAGCGCACATACATTGGGGAGGAAATTTTTCGAAAGAAAAATGGAGAGCATTTTATCGTGCATCTCAATGCAACACCTTTTGTACAAGATCATCATAACATCGGTTCTGTCGTCATTTTTAGAGACATAACCCAAGATAAAGAAGCACAAAAGATGATCGAGCATTTGGCGTATTATGACTCATTGACCGAACTGCCAAATCGAAAACTTCTGCTTGATCGCCTAAACTATACCGTGGCAAATGCCAAACGCTCCCAAGAATTTTGTGGAATTTTATTTATAGATCTTGATAATTTTAAAGTTCTCAATGATACCAAAGGACATGAATACGGTGATATACTGCTCAAACAGGTCGCAAAACGCCTCACATCAGTACTTCGCTTATGTGACACTGTTTCTCGCTTTGGAGGCGATGAGTTTGTTGTGCTGGTCACTAAACTTGGAGAAGATGAAAAAGAAGCCAAAGAGAAAATGGCACAAATTGGCTATAAACTTTTACTCTCCATCGCAGAGCCATTTCAC includes the following:
- a CDS encoding DEAD/DEAH box helicase, whose amino-acid sequence is MLFEKLGLIAPIQEAVTELGYTKPTPVQSKVIPLVLEGKDVMATAQTGTGKTAAYALPLLQILSKKTQKSTTKKVVRALILVPTRELASQVALNVQAYGKNLELTIGAIYGGVKFTPQVKKLEKGIDVLIATPGRLLEHIKLNNVDLSRVEMLVFDEADRILDMGFWEEVETLLSLLPKKRQTLLFSVGLSKSVKRLSEVSLKKPITVAINNQGEFAKNVQQTIYVVDKERKCELLSFMIGSQNWHQVLVFTKTKQSADEVGDYLSKSGLKTLVLHGDKAHSQRTKAVNAFKENAIRVLVATDIASRGLDIEDLPHVINYELPGDAEDYLHRAGRTGRAGKEGRAISLVCKEEKNKFKEIEKILKYTIQTEFYPGFETKEWLEKEAKKGTIKAKIEYEKANKKNLSIKKYRATFKEGKLKKQGKTKGMKK
- a CDS encoding PhnD/SsuA/transferrin family substrate-binding protein; amino-acid sequence: MRRCTCLFIALFISFSLHARPLVFAPLPFFNSNQILEDFFPMVNYLEEALDENIAFHYEKKYDDIIAAFKANKIDIAYFGPLPFLTLQKSFPYALPIITFHESDGERGYRCALVKFAGDTLSPKATLKVALTQPLSTCGYTKTKVLVNDYLHTNLDTMLYRYVGTHDEVALSIIRGDFQMGGMKESIAKEYASLGLEVIQTTSLIPGFSLVVNTQTLSLEQIEKIKSILLAAPKEVYQTWGKDIRYGMSETDMEMFKHLKSEIETFNIPQSGSF
- a CDS encoding diguanylate cyclase domain-containing protein, whose amino-acid sequence is MRKFLITACAILFSYTLFFIYVHSKMVEERDVLLQNENRILETSYKAVTQMFTISIENYFRYAIMQPSVLQILHAVNDTNDTREKAILRGSLYRLLYPFYNEELKKLGIKQFHFHTPQGESFLRFHSPSENGDNLMNIRPSIQKANIEKQFVAGFEGGRVYPGFRYVFPIIDNKEHLGSVEVSIAYENIEFELAKLLTWSDHILLFKKSITTDLVFDSHKHHFMPSVLSDDFVIENQKISNVTAHSIESELTKKINAILKKRYNIEAKLQEGKNFSIPLVENNQGYVANFHAIYDLSNTLAAYAVTYSHLNDLVTIEHKYITSLLFGFLTFVLLGIVLYLLVEQSQKTLREKIQFETIVEKTINGVILLNTKGDITFINASATAILGYSLEEVLGKDAHTLIHVHQLNTTKEDCPILNSMRYQRTYIGEEIFRKKNGEHFIVHLNATPFVQDHHNIGSVVIFRDITQDKEAQKMIEHLAYYDSLTELPNRKLLLDRLNYTVANAKRSQEFCGILFIDLDNFKVLNDTKGHEYGDILLKQVAKRLTSVLRLCDTVSRFGGDEFVVLVTKLGEDEKEAKEKMAQIGYKLLLSIAEPFHLINFDYTCTASIGGTVFKDDDKTINDILRDADMAMYEVKKEHKNEIKIV